The following proteins are co-located in the Rhodococcus opacus B4 genome:
- a CDS encoding acyl-CoA dehydrogenase family protein, translating to MKKHVPSWHDDEVKALSELAVGFFEREVVAHNEKWDAQHRIDREVWLAAGKLGLLCCSIPEEYGGGGGTFAHDLAVFEAQGYAGDLALGISVHSGIVAHYLLEYGTEEQKKTWLPGMATGEILGAIGMTEPGAGSDLEAIKTTAIRDGDEYVINGSKTFITNGASADMIVLAVKTDPKAGAKGVALLIVDLRDCPGFAVGRVLDKVGQHGADTSELSFTDVRVPVSNLLGEERQGFGQLMAQLVQERLIIGAQASGAMNRAVEDTVAYTKSRQAFGHSLFEFQNTAFELAECQTIARTCAVFLDHCIEAHLRGELDPSEAAMVKYWLTEQQCAVIDRCVQLHGGYGYMREYLIARMYEDARVQKIYAGANEVMKGIIAKSL from the coding sequence ATGAAGAAGCACGTCCCGTCCTGGCACGACGACGAGGTCAAGGCCCTGTCCGAGCTCGCGGTCGGGTTCTTCGAGCGCGAGGTGGTCGCGCACAACGAGAAGTGGGACGCCCAGCATCGCATCGACCGTGAGGTGTGGCTGGCGGCGGGCAAGCTCGGACTGTTGTGCTGCTCGATCCCCGAGGAGTACGGCGGCGGGGGCGGCACGTTCGCGCACGACCTCGCCGTGTTCGAGGCCCAGGGTTACGCCGGCGACCTCGCACTCGGCATCTCGGTGCACTCGGGCATCGTCGCGCACTACCTCCTCGAATACGGCACCGAGGAGCAGAAGAAGACCTGGCTGCCGGGGATGGCGACCGGGGAAATCCTCGGCGCCATCGGCATGACCGAACCCGGCGCAGGCTCCGATCTCGAGGCGATCAAGACCACCGCCATCCGGGACGGCGACGAGTACGTGATCAACGGGTCGAAGACGTTCATCACCAACGGCGCGTCCGCCGACATGATCGTCCTGGCCGTCAAGACCGACCCGAAGGCCGGCGCGAAGGGGGTGGCGCTGCTGATCGTCGATCTGCGGGACTGTCCCGGGTTCGCCGTGGGCCGGGTGCTGGACAAGGTCGGTCAGCACGGCGCGGACACGTCGGAGTTGTCGTTCACCGATGTGCGGGTGCCGGTGTCGAATCTGCTAGGCGAGGAGAGGCAGGGCTTCGGTCAGCTGATGGCGCAGTTGGTGCAGGAGCGGCTGATCATCGGCGCCCAGGCGTCCGGGGCGATGAACCGTGCGGTCGAGGACACCGTGGCGTACACGAAGTCGCGGCAGGCGTTCGGGCACAGTCTGTTCGAGTTCCAGAACACGGCGTTCGAGCTCGCCGAGTGCCAGACCATCGCCCGCACGTGTGCGGTGTTCCTGGACCACTGCATCGAGGCGCACCTGCGCGGTGAGCTGGATCCGTCCGAGGCGGCGATGGTCAAATACTGGCTCACCGAGCAGCAGTGCGCCGTGATCGACCGGTGCGTGCAGTTGCACGGCGGCTACGGGTACATGCGTGAGTACCTGATCGCCCGGATGTACGAGGACGCCCGCGTCCAGAAGATCTACGCGGGCGCCAACGAGGTGATGAAGGGGATCATCGCGAAGTCGCTGTAG
- a CDS encoding patatin-like phospholipase family protein: MTSSDTHLSRGLVIGCGGTLGAAWTVAALVAVSDALGWDPRDADVLVGTSAGAELVTMLGGGAGVDELLAMQLGGATHPKLDGHLAAAPGRFPPLPAPGLGSPGLLRRGLPPVTAASGLLPRGRGDATWLDRLAQRFTCESGWVRHPATWLVSMDYDTGERVAFGSPGAPAATLSEALRASWAIPGWYPPVAIGDRRFVDGGAASTASADLVLPLELDQVIVLAPMASTGRIPGRGAARVERRMLRNWMSAGLDAELARLEAAGTRVIRLDATGEDLAVMGPNFMDGRRRLATLEHSLVSTRAQLANGVRA, translated from the coding sequence ATGACTTCGAGTGACACACACCTCAGCCGCGGGCTGGTGATCGGTTGTGGCGGCACGCTCGGCGCGGCCTGGACCGTGGCGGCCCTGGTCGCCGTGAGCGACGCCCTGGGATGGGACCCACGCGACGCCGACGTACTGGTCGGCACGTCCGCGGGCGCCGAACTCGTCACCATGCTGGGCGGCGGGGCCGGCGTCGACGAACTGCTCGCGATGCAACTCGGCGGGGCCACCCACCCGAAGCTGGACGGACATCTCGCCGCCGCGCCCGGACGGTTCCCGCCGCTCCCGGCACCGGGACTCGGATCGCCCGGTCTGCTGCGCCGCGGACTCCCGCCCGTCACCGCCGCGAGCGGACTGCTCCCCCGCGGACGCGGCGACGCGACCTGGCTCGACCGGCTCGCCCAGCGGTTCACGTGCGAGTCCGGCTGGGTCCGCCACCCGGCGACGTGGCTGGTGAGCATGGACTACGACACGGGGGAACGTGTCGCGTTCGGCTCACCCGGCGCACCGGCCGCCACCTTGTCCGAAGCACTGCGGGCGTCGTGGGCGATTCCCGGCTGGTATCCCCCGGTCGCCATCGGCGACCGCCGGTTCGTCGACGGCGGGGCGGCGTCCACGGCGTCCGCCGACCTGGTGCTGCCCCTCGAACTCGACCAGGTGATCGTGCTGGCACCGATGGCGTCGACCGGCCGCATCCCCGGCCGTGGGGCGGCCCGCGTCGAACGCCGGATGCTGCGGAACTGGATGAGTGCGGGCCTGGACGCCGAACTCGCGAGGCTCGAGGCGGCCGGCACGCGGGTGATCCGGCTCGACGCGACCGGCGAAGACCTCGCGGTCATGGGCCCGAACTTCATGGACGGCCGGCGCCGGCTCGCCACCCTCGAACATTCCCTCGTCAGCACCCGAGCCCAGCTCGCGAACGGAGTACGCGCATGA
- a CDS encoding FMN-binding glutamate synthase family protein yields the protein MKRWHGLAVPAAAAAAIASYDLVQRSHALLRNFPVVGHGRYLLESLGPELRQYITTNNDEERPFTRDQRRWVYASSKRVTDTFGFGTDNDIEFTDGYTIIKHRTFSDIPPSSMPHADEHLAIPSAKVLGAARGRARAFRPRSIVNISAMSFGALSSAAVIALNRGAAATECLHNTGEGGISRHHRNGADLIFQIGTAYFGCRDENGRFDLARLRALVESAPVRAIEIKLSQGAKPGLGGLLPGAKVTPEIAEIRGVPEGRDCISPSRHTAFRDVDSMLDWVELLAAETGLPVGIKSAVGDPTFWDLLVEAMSNSGRGVDFVTIDGGEGGTGAAPLVFTDAVSLPFRSGFARVYAKFAEAGLTDGITFIGSGKLGLPDNAVAAMSLGCDLINVAREPMLAVGCIQAQKCHTDRCPTGVATQNPWLAHGLDANIKSVRAANYLRALRRDVFKVAEACGVAHPGLITASDVEVADGNRHSITLADLYGYRAGWGLPGDADRAEIARLMTEAAAVPAGETGSPGAKSAP from the coding sequence ATGAAGCGGTGGCATGGTCTGGCAGTTCCGGCCGCCGCTGCGGCTGCGATCGCGTCGTACGACCTAGTTCAGCGAAGTCACGCGCTACTCCGGAACTTTCCCGTGGTCGGGCACGGTCGTTACCTGCTCGAGTCGCTCGGCCCGGAACTCCGGCAGTACATCACGACCAACAACGACGAGGAACGTCCCTTCACCCGGGACCAGCGTCGCTGGGTGTACGCGTCGTCGAAGCGGGTGACCGACACGTTCGGTTTCGGTACCGACAACGATATCGAGTTCACCGATGGCTACACCATCATCAAGCACCGGACGTTCTCGGACATTCCTCCGTCGTCGATGCCGCATGCCGATGAACACCTCGCGATCCCGTCGGCGAAGGTGCTCGGAGCGGCACGGGGCCGGGCACGTGCCTTCCGTCCGCGCTCCATCGTGAACATCTCTGCGATGAGTTTCGGGGCACTGTCGTCCGCCGCAGTGATCGCGCTCAACCGTGGTGCCGCTGCCACTGAATGTCTGCACAACACCGGCGAGGGTGGAATCTCGCGACACCACCGGAACGGCGCAGACCTGATCTTCCAGATCGGGACCGCGTATTTCGGTTGCCGCGACGAGAACGGACGGTTCGACCTGGCACGGCTTCGGGCGCTGGTCGAGTCGGCGCCGGTGCGAGCCATCGAAATCAAACTCAGCCAGGGAGCCAAGCCGGGCCTCGGTGGACTCCTGCCAGGGGCGAAGGTGACACCGGAGATCGCCGAGATCAGAGGCGTACCCGAGGGTCGTGACTGCATCAGCCCGTCCAGGCACACGGCCTTCCGGGACGTCGACAGCATGCTCGACTGGGTGGAGCTCCTCGCTGCCGAGACGGGGCTGCCGGTCGGGATCAAGTCCGCGGTCGGCGACCCGACGTTCTGGGACCTGCTCGTCGAGGCGATGAGCAACTCTGGGCGGGGTGTCGACTTCGTGACCATCGACGGGGGTGAGGGCGGCACCGGCGCTGCGCCGCTGGTGTTCACCGATGCGGTCTCGCTGCCGTTCCGAAGCGGCTTCGCGCGCGTGTACGCCAAGTTCGCGGAAGCCGGGCTGACCGACGGCATCACGTTCATAGGCTCGGGCAAGCTGGGCCTGCCCGACAATGCCGTGGCGGCGATGTCGCTCGGGTGCGACCTGATCAACGTGGCGCGTGAGCCGATGCTCGCGGTCGGATGCATCCAGGCGCAGAAGTGTCACACCGATCGGTGCCCGACGGGTGTTGCGACGCAAAACCCTTGGCTCGCACACGGACTCGATGCCAACATCAAATCCGTCCGGGCCGCGAACTACCTGCGGGCGTTGCGCCGGGACGTATTCAAGGTGGCCGAGGCGTGTGGAGTCGCGCACCCTGGCCTGATCACGGCGTCGGACGTCGAGGTCGCAGACGGCAACCGGCATTCCATCACTCTCGCCGACCTCTATGGTTACCGGGCTGGCTGGGGGCTGCCCGGTGACGCCGACCGTGCCGAGATTGCCCGCCTGATGACCGAGGCCGCCGCCGTTCCCGCAGGCGAGACCGGGTCACCAGGAGCAAAGTCGGCGCCCTGA
- a CDS encoding GMC family oxidoreductase — MTDTVFDYVIAGGGTAGCVLAARLSEDPSVTVCLVEAGPSDVGDRNVLKLSQWMHLLDSGYDWDYPVEPQEKGNSFMRHARAKVLGGCSSHNSCIAFWPPAETLDDWAADGATGWGAQDVLPLVARVENNDAPGDQHGHDGPVRLRDVPPDDPCGVALLESAAKVGLPTVQFNRGTSVLDGAGWFQINASEDGTRMSTSHAYLHPILGSRPNLDVRTDCWVSEILVDDAMAATGVRFQRPDLTGYDTVSARREVIVTAGAIDTPKLLMLSGIGPTVHLREMGVRVRVDAPGVGQNLDDHVEGLVFWDAARPMVATSTQWWEIGLFATTTEGLNHPDLMMHYGSVPFDMNTLRWGYPTTDNGFCLTPNVTQGLSRGTVRLRSRDFRDRPRVDPRYFTDPDGHDEAVMLAGFRLARRIAEQEPLRGWIARELAPGPEAVTDDELIDYAHRTHNTVYHPAGTARMGAAGDPMAVLDPELRVKGVRNLRVVDASAMPKLPYVNPNITVMTMAEKCADLIRGR, encoded by the coding sequence ATGACGGACACCGTGTTCGACTACGTGATCGCAGGCGGAGGAACTGCCGGATGCGTGCTCGCCGCGCGACTCAGTGAGGACCCGTCGGTGACCGTCTGCCTCGTGGAGGCCGGGCCGTCCGACGTCGGTGACCGCAACGTCCTCAAGCTGTCGCAGTGGATGCACCTGCTGGACTCCGGGTACGACTGGGACTATCCGGTCGAGCCGCAGGAGAAGGGCAACAGCTTCATGCGGCACGCCCGCGCCAAGGTGCTCGGCGGCTGCTCGTCGCACAATTCGTGCATCGCGTTCTGGCCGCCCGCCGAGACACTCGACGACTGGGCGGCGGACGGTGCGACGGGCTGGGGCGCGCAGGATGTGCTGCCGCTCGTCGCGCGGGTGGAGAACAACGACGCCCCCGGCGATCAGCACGGGCACGACGGTCCGGTGCGGCTCCGCGACGTCCCGCCGGACGACCCCTGCGGTGTGGCCCTGCTCGAGTCGGCGGCGAAGGTCGGGTTGCCCACGGTGCAGTTCAACCGCGGCACGAGCGTCCTCGACGGCGCGGGGTGGTTCCAGATCAACGCGTCCGAGGACGGCACCCGGATGTCGACGTCGCACGCCTACCTGCATCCGATTCTCGGGTCCCGCCCGAACCTGGACGTGCGCACCGACTGCTGGGTCAGCGAGATCCTCGTCGACGACGCGATGGCGGCGACCGGCGTGCGCTTTCAGCGTCCTGACCTCACCGGGTACGACACCGTCTCGGCGCGCCGCGAGGTGATCGTCACCGCCGGGGCCATCGACACCCCGAAACTGTTGATGCTCTCGGGGATCGGGCCCACCGTGCACCTGCGGGAGATGGGTGTGCGGGTTCGGGTCGATGCGCCGGGAGTCGGCCAGAATCTCGACGATCACGTCGAGGGTCTGGTGTTCTGGGACGCGGCCCGGCCGATGGTCGCGACGTCGACTCAGTGGTGGGAGATCGGACTGTTCGCCACCACCACCGAGGGGCTGAACCACCCGGACCTGATGATGCACTACGGCAGCGTGCCGTTCGACATGAATACCCTCCGCTGGGGCTACCCGACCACCGACAACGGATTCTGCCTCACCCCCAACGTCACGCAGGGACTGTCCCGCGGAACGGTGCGGCTCCGATCCCGCGACTTCCGGGACCGTCCGCGGGTGGATCCGCGGTATTTCACCGACCCCGACGGCCACGACGAGGCGGTGATGCTCGCCGGGTTCCGGCTGGCGCGCCGCATCGCCGAGCAGGAACCGCTCCGCGGTTGGATTGCCCGGGAACTGGCGCCCGGGCCGGAGGCGGTGACCGATGACGAACTGATCGATTACGCGCACCGGACGCACAACACCGTGTACCACCCGGCCGGGACTGCCCGGATGGGTGCGGCCGGCGACCCGATGGCCGTCCTCGACCCGGAATTGCGGGTGAAGGGCGTCCGCAATCTGCGGGTGGTGGACGCGTCCGCCATGCCGAAACTGCCGTACGTCAATCCCAACATCACGGTCATGACGATGGCCGAGAAGTGCGCCGACCTGATTCGCGGACGCTGA
- a CDS encoding flavin-containing monooxygenase — translation MTHYDILIVGAGISGIGAAIRLKQSGIDNFAILEKGDALGGTWRDNTYPGCACDVPSALYSYSFAPNREWSRLFAGQEEIRRYIERTAAEHGIPGHVKFGTEMLRAQWSEHSRRWTVDTSAGTFTANAVIAAAGPWNEPLTPAVPGLDTFTGEVFHSSRWNHDYDLSGKRVAVVGTGASAVQFVPAIAPKVGELHLYQRTAQWVLPKPDHTLPGVERTILRRVPGAIRALRRVEYAIMESLGLGFRHPWILRIVQQIGKAQLRAQVRDPKLRTALTPDYTLGCKRLLMSNTYYPALTRANVEVHANAVQSVRGNVVVGSDGAEREVDAIIFGTGFHILDMPIGSKVFDGEGRSLDDHWKGSPQAYLGTTVAGFPNAFVLLGPALGTGHTSAFMILEAQLEYLIQAITRARSNAWTRMEPRRDVQDAFNAQVQEALATTVYNAGGCQSYFLDVNGRNSFNWPWSTDRMRQRLGRFDEAAYEVSAEPATATSR, via the coding sequence ATGACGCACTACGACATCCTGATCGTCGGCGCCGGGATCTCCGGCATCGGTGCCGCAATTCGACTGAAGCAGAGCGGAATCGACAACTTCGCCATCCTGGAGAAAGGTGACGCACTGGGCGGCACCTGGCGCGACAACACCTATCCGGGCTGCGCGTGCGACGTCCCGTCTGCCTTGTACTCCTACTCGTTCGCACCGAACCGGGAGTGGTCGCGGTTGTTCGCCGGACAGGAGGAGATCCGCCGCTACATCGAGCGGACCGCCGCCGAACACGGGATCCCCGGACACGTGAAGTTCGGCACCGAGATGCTGCGCGCCCAGTGGAGCGAACACAGCAGGCGCTGGACGGTGGACACCTCTGCGGGCACGTTCACCGCGAACGCCGTCATCGCCGCCGCCGGACCGTGGAACGAACCGCTCACACCCGCCGTCCCCGGACTCGACACGTTCACCGGCGAGGTGTTTCATTCCTCTCGCTGGAATCACGACTACGACCTCAGCGGCAAACGCGTCGCCGTCGTCGGAACCGGCGCGTCCGCGGTGCAATTCGTCCCGGCCATCGCACCGAAGGTCGGGGAGCTCCACCTGTATCAGCGCACCGCGCAGTGGGTGCTGCCGAAACCCGATCACACCCTGCCCGGAGTCGAGCGCACGATCCTGCGCCGCGTGCCGGGCGCGATCCGGGCGCTGCGACGCGTCGAGTACGCGATCATGGAATCGCTCGGGCTCGGCTTCCGGCACCCGTGGATCCTGCGGATCGTCCAGCAGATCGGCAAGGCGCAACTGCGAGCCCAGGTGCGGGATCCGAAGCTGCGCACGGCCTTGACACCCGACTACACGCTCGGCTGCAAGCGACTGCTGATGTCCAACACGTACTACCCCGCGCTCACCCGGGCCAACGTCGAGGTGCACGCGAACGCCGTGCAGTCGGTGCGCGGCAACGTGGTCGTCGGCAGCGACGGCGCCGAACGGGAAGTGGACGCCATCATCTTCGGCACCGGCTTCCACATCCTCGACATGCCGATCGGGTCGAAGGTGTTCGACGGCGAGGGTCGCAGCCTCGACGACCACTGGAAGGGCAGCCCGCAGGCCTACCTCGGCACGACCGTCGCGGGTTTCCCCAACGCGTTCGTCCTCCTCGGACCCGCTCTCGGCACCGGCCACACGTCGGCGTTCATGATCCTCGAGGCCCAACTCGAATACCTGATCCAGGCGATCACCCGGGCCCGGAGCAACGCCTGGACCCGGATGGAACCACGACGCGACGTGCAGGACGCGTTCAACGCTCAGGTTCAGGAAGCCCTGGCCACCACCGTCTACAACGCCGGTGGCTGCCAGAGCTACTTCCTCGATGTCAACGGCCGCAACAGTTTCAACTGGCCGTGGTCGACCGACCGGATGCGGCAGCGACTCGGCCGGTTCGACGAGGCCGCGTACGAGGTGTCGGCCGAGCCGGCTACAGCGACTTCGCGATGA
- a CDS encoding FAD-dependent monooxygenase codes for MSNLQDARIIIAGGGIGGAANALALARKGANVTLFERAAEFGEVGAGLQVGPHGARILDSWGVLDDVLSRAFLPKNIVFRDAITAEVLTKIDLGAEFRARYGGPYFVTHRSDLHATLVDAARAAGAELHTGVTVTDVVTDGDRVHVSTDDGRTHEADIALGMDGLKSRLREKISDDEPVSSGYAAYRGTTPYQDVELAGDIEDVVGYIGPHCHFIQYPLRGGEMLNQVAVFESPGYKNGVENWGGPEELEQAYAHCHENVRRGIDYLWKDRWWPMYDREPIENWVDGRMILLGDAAHPPLQYLASGAVMAIEDAKCLADYAAEDFSAGGGNSAWPQILKEVNTERAPRCNRILTTGRMWGELWHLDGTARIARNELFRTRDTSSYKYTDWLWGYSSDRAG; via the coding sequence ATGTCGAACCTGCAGGACGCACGCATCATCATCGCCGGAGGCGGGATCGGCGGCGCAGCCAACGCCCTCGCCCTCGCGAGGAAGGGCGCGAACGTCACCCTGTTCGAGCGGGCCGCCGAATTCGGTGAGGTCGGCGCGGGACTGCAGGTGGGTCCGCACGGTGCCCGCATCCTCGACTCCTGGGGCGTCCTCGACGACGTCCTCTCCCGCGCGTTCCTGCCGAAGAACATCGTCTTCCGCGACGCGATCACCGCGGAGGTGCTCACCAAGATCGATCTCGGCGCCGAGTTCCGGGCCCGATACGGCGGGCCCTATTTCGTCACGCACCGCAGCGACCTGCACGCCACTCTCGTCGACGCGGCCCGCGCCGCGGGCGCGGAACTGCACACGGGCGTCACCGTCACCGACGTGGTCACCGACGGCGACCGGGTGCACGTGAGCACGGACGACGGCCGCACCCACGAGGCCGACATCGCCCTCGGTATGGACGGCCTCAAATCCCGGTTGCGGGAGAAGATCTCGGACGACGAACCGGTGTCGTCCGGTTACGCCGCCTACCGGGGAACCACCCCCTATCAGGACGTGGAACTCGCCGGGGACATCGAGGACGTGGTCGGCTACATCGGACCGCACTGCCATTTCATCCAGTACCCGCTGCGTGGCGGCGAAATGCTCAACCAGGTCGCGGTGTTCGAATCTCCCGGCTACAAGAACGGGGTCGAGAACTGGGGTGGCCCCGAGGAACTCGAACAGGCCTACGCGCACTGCCACGAGAACGTCCGCCGCGGTATCGACTACCTGTGGAAGGACCGGTGGTGGCCGATGTACGACCGCGAGCCCATCGAGAACTGGGTGGACGGACGGATGATCCTCCTCGGCGACGCCGCGCACCCGCCACTGCAGTACCTGGCCTCGGGAGCGGTGATGGCGATCGAGGACGCGAAGTGCCTCGCCGACTATGCCGCCGAGGACTTCTCCGCGGGTGGCGGCAACTCCGCGTGGCCGCAGATCCTGAAGGAGGTCAACACCGAACGCGCACCGCGCTGCAATCGCATCCTCACCACCGGGCGCATGTGGGGCGAGTTGTGGCACCTCGACGGCACCGCCCGCATCGCACGCAACGAACTGTTCCGCACCCGCGACACGTCGAGCTACAAGTACACCGACTGGCTGTGGGGTTATTCGTCCGACCGCGCGGGATAA
- a CDS encoding TetR/AcrR family transcriptional regulator: MARLTRSESQARTRAHLVATARDLFLADGYAATSLEKVADEAGYSKGAVYSNFKNKKELCLEVLGLIHATKGQEIAAALGGGDTMEERLEAFQAWAEKTLGDVGWTMLEFELIVLSRHDPELRDALTATLGVAREITVTLLKSFTDSLGVVLPVPAQDAASSILSLGVGLGIQRAIDPTISARVVTDNLRVLLSVSQEAPTPGAMPG, from the coding sequence ATGGCGCGATTGACCAGGTCGGAGAGTCAGGCGCGGACGCGGGCTCATCTCGTCGCGACCGCGCGCGACCTCTTCCTCGCCGACGGGTACGCGGCCACCTCACTCGAGAAAGTGGCCGACGAGGCCGGCTACTCCAAGGGGGCGGTGTACTCCAACTTCAAGAACAAGAAAGAACTGTGTCTCGAGGTGCTCGGGCTCATCCATGCCACCAAGGGGCAGGAGATCGCGGCGGCGCTCGGCGGCGGCGACACGATGGAGGAGCGACTCGAGGCGTTCCAGGCCTGGGCGGAGAAGACGCTCGGCGACGTCGGATGGACCATGCTCGAATTCGAGCTGATCGTGTTGTCCCGTCACGACCCCGAACTCCGCGACGCCCTCACTGCCACCCTCGGTGTCGCGCGGGAGATCACGGTGACGCTGCTGAAGTCGTTCACCGACTCACTCGGAGTGGTCCTGCCCGTGCCCGCGCAGGACGCCGCGAGCAGCATCCTCAGTCTCGGTGTCGGACTGGGCATTCAGCGCGCCATCGATCCCACCATTTCCGCCCGGGTGGTCACCGACAATTTGCGCGTGCTGCTGTCCGTGTCCCAGGAGGCTCCGACGCCGGGGGCGATGCCGGGGTGA
- a CDS encoding magnesium transporter CorA family protein, protein MTLNLVRTRVWRDGECVGEDFPLADVSEKVQDENALVWVDLCDPDHECLTELANELSLDPNAIEDAVARGERPKATRYAGHAFVTAYATWFDAEDAVTLGVLDSRLRLSRVSAFVLSNGIITVRRDDRFDMSQVVERWEEDPALLTPGSGALALLHGLLDAVVDGQFETIETIDDAIEALEEGLFDESARTKEIQQRTYRLRKELVQLRRVVLPMREVVGAVIRGRAESERDRSPVLDSLYTDLYDHVTRAAEWTESLRDMVVTVFETNLSLQDARLNTVMKKLTGWAAIIAVPTAVTGWFGQNVLFPGVGQVSGAIVSTVVIVTSASVLYILFRRRDWL, encoded by the coding sequence GTGACCCTCAACCTGGTGCGAACCCGTGTGTGGCGTGATGGGGAGTGCGTGGGCGAGGACTTTCCGCTCGCCGACGTGTCCGAGAAGGTGCAGGACGAAAATGCGCTCGTGTGGGTCGATCTGTGCGACCCCGACCACGAGTGTCTGACCGAGTTGGCGAACGAACTGTCGCTCGATCCGAACGCCATCGAGGATGCCGTCGCCCGCGGTGAGCGGCCGAAGGCGACGCGCTATGCGGGCCACGCGTTCGTAACCGCGTACGCCACCTGGTTCGACGCCGAGGACGCCGTCACGCTCGGCGTCCTCGACTCACGGCTTCGGCTCAGCCGCGTCTCGGCGTTCGTGCTGTCGAACGGGATCATCACGGTGCGGCGGGACGACCGGTTCGACATGTCGCAGGTGGTGGAGCGCTGGGAGGAGGACCCCGCGCTGCTCACACCGGGTTCCGGCGCGCTCGCGCTCCTGCATGGCCTGCTCGACGCCGTCGTGGACGGGCAGTTCGAGACGATCGAGACGATCGACGACGCGATCGAAGCGCTCGAGGAGGGACTGTTCGACGAGTCCGCGAGGACCAAGGAGATCCAGCAGCGCACATACCGGCTGCGGAAGGAACTGGTGCAACTGCGTCGCGTCGTGCTGCCGATGCGGGAGGTGGTGGGCGCCGTCATCCGCGGGCGCGCCGAGTCCGAACGCGATCGGTCGCCGGTTCTCGACAGCTTGTACACCGATCTCTACGACCACGTGACGCGTGCCGCCGAGTGGACGGAGTCGTTGCGCGACATGGTGGTGACCGTGTTCGAGACGAATCTGTCGCTGCAGGATGCCCGGCTCAACACCGTCATGAAGAAGCTCACCGGGTGGGCGGCCATCATCGCGGTACCCACCGCGGTGACGGGGTGGTTCGGTCAGAACGTCCTGTTCCCCGGAGTCGGGCAGGTGTCGGGGGCGATCGTCAGCACCGTCGTGATCGTGACGTCCGCGAGCGTGCTCTACATCCTCTTCCGCCGGCGCGACTGGCTGTAG
- a CDS encoding thiolase family protein: MNSPEPIVVVDGARTPIGSFGGAFKDVPAHELGATAAKAALDRAGVPGGDIDEVVMGCIGQVGPDAYNARRVALAAGLPDKTPAYTVNRLCGSGLQAVWSAAQQMRWGGVNFAVAGGDESMSRMPFYDFSARSGYKLGDRKLVDGTVAILTDPFGGVHMGRTAEAVARKYDVSRQQQDEFAVESQRRAASEAAKAAFAEEITPVQIGGRRPKTIEVDEHPKPDTTLETLAKLRPAFEEGGSVTAGNASGINDGAAALVLATGSAAQEKGLTGLVTLEAVATAAMDPALMGYAPVLALQNLFEQTGTTPGDIDVIELNEAFASQAVAVIRDAKLNPQKTNPYGGAIALGHPVGATGAILSLRVAKDLVRRDLELGIVTMCIGGGQALAALFKRI; encoded by the coding sequence ATGAATTCTCCTGAACCGATCGTGGTTGTCGACGGCGCGAGGACCCCGATCGGCAGCTTCGGTGGCGCGTTCAAGGACGTGCCCGCCCACGAACTGGGTGCCACGGCCGCCAAGGCCGCACTGGACCGTGCCGGGGTGCCCGGCGGCGACATCGACGAGGTGGTGATGGGCTGCATCGGTCAGGTCGGACCGGACGCCTACAACGCCCGCCGCGTCGCCCTCGCCGCCGGACTTCCCGACAAGACCCCCGCGTACACCGTCAACCGGTTGTGCGGGTCGGGCCTGCAGGCGGTGTGGTCGGCGGCGCAGCAGATGCGCTGGGGTGGGGTGAACTTCGCCGTCGCCGGCGGCGACGAGAGCATGTCCCGGATGCCGTTCTACGACTTCTCCGCCCGCTCCGGGTACAAACTCGGTGACCGCAAGCTGGTCGACGGCACCGTCGCGATCCTGACCGACCCGTTCGGCGGGGTCCACATGGGCCGCACCGCCGAGGCCGTCGCCCGCAAATACGACGTGAGCCGGCAGCAGCAGGACGAGTTCGCCGTCGAGTCCCAGCGCCGCGCCGCCTCCGAGGCCGCCAAGGCCGCGTTCGCCGAGGAGATCACCCCGGTGCAGATCGGGGGCCGCCGCCCGAAGACGATCGAGGTCGACGAGCACCCCAAGCCCGACACCACCCTCGAGACCCTGGCGAAGCTGCGGCCGGCGTTCGAGGAGGGCGGCTCGGTGACCGCGGGCAACGCGTCCGGGATCAACGACGGCGCCGCGGCTCTGGTGCTGGCGACCGGGTCGGCGGCGCAGGAGAAGGGCCTGACCGGCCTGGTCACGTTGGAGGCCGTCGCGACCGCGGCGATGGACCCGGCGCTGATGGGGTACGCCCCCGTTCTGGCGTTGCAGAATCTGTTCGAGCAGACCGGCACCACCCCGGGTGACATCGACGTGATCGAGTTGAACGAGGCGTTCGCGTCGCAGGCGGTCGCGGTGATCCGGGACGCGAAGCTGAACCCGCAGAAGACCAACCCGTACGGCGGTGCCATCGCGCTCGGGCATCCGGTCGGTGCGACCGGTGCCATCCTGTCCCTGCGTGTCGCGAAGGATCTGGTGCGCCGCGACCTCGAACTGGGCATCGTCACCATGTGCATCGGCGGCGGTCAGGCCCTCGCCGCACTCTTCAAGCGCATCTAG